The Fusarium falciforme chromosome 7, complete sequence genome window below encodes:
- a CDS encoding MFS domain-containing protein → MSTITAEGGKVAETTTRQENTLGELRLRHEETNDIILIPTPTDDPNDPLNWSKPYRVYLAVLVSFAIFFSNFLAAGPSVALISITTDFFGPPGPDLSGNIAKVAYFFTSTALLQGMSNLMWMPLIAKFGRRPIYVVSFALYTAFSAWAGGATSYNSSLGARIMMGFASGAAECLAPLTISDLFFLHERGTIMAIYTTALSAGVGCGIIIAGLITKDLHWRYIYWVSVALIGSCTTLIIFAFPETRYNRAGNAEVPRTVTQHKIMNQSSKAEDMDPEVFQAEVASTSQPSHRFPPKRTYWQSLALFSGIHTQESILKLFFRPVILLTLPPVLWATLMMSVTIGFLVAITSNFAVAFNTLYGFEAWQSGLCFIACPLGAGIGAFFGGRFSDMVADWLTRRNDGIRHPEMRLPAVSISLITAPLALVLYGVGIDKGLHWIVPTIGLGLLNFSIVQATNISLVYTIDGYRPVAGELAVTQHAFKSAFGFLLSFYTNPWIAKSGYSNAFGAMAGISGSVILMWIPMYIWGGRIRHATWSWPFVKRLAHWHQDREVGE, encoded by the exons ATGTCAACAATCACTGCGGAAGGCGGCAAGGTCGCCGAAACCACGACGCGACAGGAGAATACTCTTGGAGAGCTCCGCCTTCGTCATGAAGAAACCAACGATATCATCCTCATTCCGACCCCAACAGACGACCCCAATGACCCTTTGAATTG GTCGAAGCCGTACCGCGTCTACCTTGCCGTCCTCGTCTCTttcgccatcttcttcagcaaCTTCCTGGCGGCCGGCCCATCCGTCGCTCTCATAAGCATCACCACAGACTTCTTCGGTCCTCCAGGTCCCGACCTCAGCGGCAACATCGCCAAGGTTGCGTACTTTTTTACCAGCACTGCGCTCCTTCAGGGCATGTCGAACTTGATGTGGATGCCCCTCATCGCAAAGTTCGGTCGCCGACCGATATATGTTGTCTCGTTCGCTCTTTACACTGCCTTCTCGGCATGGGCTGGCGGTGCTACTTCATATAACAGTTCATTGGGAGCGCGTATCATGATGGGATTTGCTTCGGGCGCTGCCGAGTGTCTGGCACCATTGACAATCTCCgatctcttctttcttcatGAGAGAGGCACCATTATGGC GATCTATACTACCGCATTGTCTGCAGGAGTTGGCTGTGgtatcatcatcgccggACTCATCACCAAGGACCTGCACTGGAGATACATCTACTGGGTATCCGTCGCCTTGATCGGGTCCTGCACCACCCTGATCATCTTTGCCTTTCCAGAAACGAGATATAACCGTGCGGGGAATGCAGAAGTGCCACGAACGGTCACTCAGCACAAGATCATGAACCAAAGCTCCAAAGCTGAGGACATGGACCCCGAGGTCTTCCAAGCCGAAGTTGCATCAACAAGCCAGCCATCTCATCGATTTCCACCAAAGCGCACATATTGGCAAAGCCTGGCTCTTTTCAGTGGCATCCACACTCAAGAGTCGATCCTCAAGCTCTTCTTCCGTCCAGTCATCCTCCTAACTCTTCCTCCTGTTCTTTGGGCTACGCTGATGATGTCTGTCACGATTGGATTCCTCGTTGCCATTACTTCCAACTTTGCTGTCGCTTTCAATACCCTTTATGGCTTTGAGGCATGGCAGTCTGGTCTCTGCTTCATCGCTTGCCCTCTGGGAGCCGGTATTGGCGCTTTCTTTGGTGGACGGTTCAGCGACATGGTGGCTGACTGGTTAACTCGGCGCAATGATGGCATACGACACCCGGAAATGAGACTTCCTGCTGTATCAATCTCTCTCATTACTGCTCCACTTGCTCTTGTGCTGTATGGAGTGGGCATCGACAAGGGATTACACTGGATCGTGCCTACCATTGGCTTGGGTCTTT TGAACTTCTCAATTGTACAGGCCACCAACATCAGCCTGGTCTATACTATCGATGGCTACCGCCCAGTGGCCGGAGAACTTGCTGTGACACAGCATGCATTCAAGT CTGCTTTTGGCTTTCTTCTTTCATTCTATACAAACCCATGGATTGCAAAGTCCGGGTATTCCAATGCATTTGGTGCCATGGCAGGTATTTCGGGGAGCGTTATCTTGATGTGGATTCCCATGTACATATGGGGTGGTCGAATTCGTCATGCTACCTGGAGCTGGCCCTTTGTTAAGCGCTTGGCTCACTGGCACCAGGATCGTGAGGTTGGCGAATAA
- a CDS encoding FAD-binding PCMH-type domain-containing protein: MVNDKEIAIARSQLPSSFPIIWQDSILWEKARVGRVFNHRRPSRQPLAVVEATREEHIVDAVRLARTLGTRVSVRSGGHSWAAWSVREGAILIDLGKYHDFLLDEDTGVAQVSPSMTGRMVNKLLGQRGRMFPGGHCPEVALGGFLLQGGMGWNCKNWGFACERLLAVDVVTANGETKHCDRNDNSDLYWAARGAGPGFPAVVTRFHLQTIPAFTHMRSSIYIYEKQDYERAFSWVLGIASDFDESTEIVAVGNHIQGREGEHITILFVTFKNSEVEAQAALQPAQDSAPPGHVISWFCKPTSLAEQYDDQHAANPDGHRYAVDNCYVQNDADVVSVLKESFTSLPTKKSFSLWYSMAPGSRRSVEDGTMEDMALSMQTDHYFATYVIWEDESEDPKCQSWVTKIMDEVKSKSDGAYLGDSDFQKRLTRFWGQEQGKRLMDIRKKWDPCGTVAGYLDEGDKSGVDGLHNV; encoded by the exons ATGGTCAACGACAAAGAAATCGCGATTGCCCGCTCGCAGCTACCCTCCTCCTTCCCTATCATTTGGCAAGACAGCATCCTTTGGGAAAAAGCCAGGGTCGGCCGTGTCTTCAATCACCGGCGGCCGTCGAGGCAGCCGCTCGCAGTTGTCGAAGCCACTAGAGAGGAACATATTGTAGATGCTGTTCGTCTCGCGCGTACTCTGGGAACACGAGTGTCAGTACGGTCCGGCGGGCACAGCTGGGCAGCCTGGAGTGTGAGGGAGGGTGCCATTCTGATTGACCTGGGCAAGTATCATGACTTTCTATTGGATGAAGACACTGGGGTGGCGCAAGTGTCCCCCAGTATGACAGGAAGAATGGTCAACAAGCTGCTGGGACAACGTGGACGCATGTTTCCTGGCGGTCACTGCCCGGAGGTTGCTCTGGGAGGTTTTCTACTACAAGGGGGTATGGGGTGGAATTGCAAG AATTGGGGCTTCGCATGCGAAAGGCTCCTGGCTGTCGATGTGGTTACTGCCAACGGAGAAACGAAGCACTGCGATAGAAACGACAACAGTGATCTGTATTGGGCAGCACGGGGAGCAGGTCCAG GATTTCCAGCTGTCGTGACCCGTTTTCATTTGCAGACAATTCCTGCCTTCACCCACATGCGGTCCTCCATCTACATCTACGAGAAGCAGGATTACGAAAGAGCATTTTCATGGGTACTCGGG ATCGCATCTGATTTCGACGAGAGCACAGAAATTGTTGCGGTAGGAAACCATATACAAGGACGAGAGGGAGAGCATATCACGATCCTCTTCGTGACATTCAAAAACAGCGAAGTGGAAGCTCAGGCCGCTCTACAACCAGCGCAAGACTCGGCACCACCAGGACATGTGATTTCATGGTTTTGCAAGCCGACGTCGCTTGCTGAACAATACGACGACCAGCATGCCGCCAACCCGGATGGCCACAGGTATGCTGTCGACAACTGTTACGTCCAGAACGATGCAGATGTCGTCTCCGTGCTCAAAGAGTCTTTCACTTCGTTACCTACCAAAAAGTCTTTCTCGTTATGGTACTCGATGGCACCAGGCTCAAGGCGAAGTGTTGAGGATGGCACCATGGAAGACATGGCTCTCTCCATGCAGACCGATCACTACTTTGCCACTTATGTTATTTGGGAAGACGAGTCGGAAGACCCCAAGTGTCAATCCTGGGTTACGAAAATCATGGACGAGGTCAAGAGCAAATCTGATGGAGCGTATCTAGGAGATTCTGACTTCCAGAAGCGTCTGACAAGGTTTTGGGGACAGGAACAGGGAAAACGATTGATGGATATCAGGAAGAAGTGGGATCCTTGTGGAACAGTTGCTGGTTATCTAGATGAAGGGGACAAGAGCGGTGTCGATGGTCTGCACAATGTATAG
- a CDS encoding Histidinol dehydrogenase, with the protein MTRTYVKRPAASGASRPKTNGSPVDVAGIVKGVIDTVRQQGDGAVRRYSEQFDKWSPVSFELSKKDIEQVMAELPEQVIQDIKTVQANVRKFAEAQKDSLKEFELEMAPGVVLGQKNNPIDSVGAYIPGGRYPLLASAHMTILTAKVAGVRNVVACTPPAAGKLPLATVAAMHLAGADQIFILGGIQAIAAMAVGTETIPKVDFIAGPGNAFVAEAKRQLFGEIGIDLFAGPTEVLIVADDTADPYTVATDLLSQAEHGPDTPAVLITTSEDLAKRTIEYCDQQLATLKTAAVASVSWQNFGEVIVTDTIDEAYQVADEFASEHVQILTANPRDALTKMQHYGALFLGPMTCVSFGDKCIGTNHVLPTKHAARYTGGLWVGKFLRTVTYQEVTSAEESGKLGRLCGRAARVELFEGHARSGDIRASLYLKDKFDWVKP; encoded by the exons ATGACCCGTACATACGTTAAACGACCCGCTGCTTCTGGTGCATCTAGGCCCAAAACAAACGGATCACCGGTTGATGTAGCGGGAATAGTGAAAGGAGTGATCGACACCGTTCGTCAGCAGGGCGACGGCGCTGTTCGTCGATACAGCGAGCAGTTCGACAAATGGTCTCCTGTCAGCTTCGAGCTATCCAAGAAGGATATCGAGCAAGTCATGGCCGAGCTCCCGGAGCAGGTGATCCAAGACATCAAAACGGTTCAGGCAAATGTGCGGAAATTTGCCGAGGCCCAGAAGGACTCACTGAAGGAATTTGAACTCGAAATGGCCCCTGGCGTCGTGCTAGGCCAGAAGAACAATCCGATTGACTCAGTCGGCGC ATATATCCCGGGCGGGCGGTATCCATTGCTAGCTTCCGCACACATGACTATCCTGACCGCCAAGGTAGCTGGTGTGAGGAACGTCGTAGCCTGTACGCCCCCAGCCGCAGGCAAGCTTCCTCTGGCAACAGTCGCTGCCATGCATCTCGCAGGAGCAGACCAGATATTCATTCTCGGCGGCATCCAGGCtatcgcagccatggccgTCGGAACTGAGACAATTCCAAAAGTGGACTTTATCGCTGGCCCAGGGAATGCCTTTGTTGCTGAAGCCAAGAGGCAGTTGTTTGGCGAGATCGGCATCGACCTCTTCGCTGGACCGACCGAGGTGCTGATTGTCGCTGACGATACGGCTGATCCCTACACCGTCGCCACAGATCTCCTCAGTCAAGCTGAGCACGGGCCGGACACGCCAGCTGTTCTGATAACCACGTCGGAGGATCTAGCCAAGCGTACTATAGAGTACTGCGACCAACAGTTGGCCACTTTGAAGACGGCAGCGGTGGCCAGTGTTTCATGGCAGAACTTTGGTGAGGTGATTGTCACTGACACCATCGATGAAGCTTATCAAGTTGCCGATGAGTTCGCCTCAGAGCATGTTCAAATCCTCACAGCAAACCCCAGAGACGCCCTCACCAAGATGCAGCATTATGGCGCTCTTTTTCTCGGGCCTATGACTTGTGTCTCGTTCGGTGACAAG TGCATCGGAACCAACCATGTTCTGCCTACCAAGCATGCAGCTAGGTATACTGGAGGGCTATGGGTGGGCAAGTTTCTCCGTACCGTCACCTACCAGGAGGTCACATCTGCCGAAGAGAGTGGCAAGCTTGGTCGCCTTTGTGGCAGAGCTGCTAGAGTAGAGCTTTTTGAGGGTCATGCGAGATCGGGGGACATCCGCGCAAGCCTGTACCTAAAGGATAAGTTTGACTGGGTCAAACCATAG
- a CDS encoding Cupin-2 domain-containing protein, with protein sequence MASSENTRKDIRPIQRFITTHTSDGKTTFSDAISEEAPFQTLPDNVDFALCYATDQFPVTLENGRDIDTYQHYTQNLPGITIPSGTVLRVVDMPPGALSPMHRTISLDFGTVLEGEVDLILDSGEKRTMKRGDISVQRGTNHAWKNRSDTSWARMLYVLQPAERLVIGGKEMMDNSTDTIPGYDRD encoded by the coding sequence ATGGCCTCATCAGAGAATACGCGCAAGGATATCAGACCAATCCAGCGGTTCATCACCACGCACACATCCGATGGCAAGACTACCTTTTCTGATGCCATATCAGAAGAGGCCCCCTTTCAGACTCTTCCTGACAACGTCGACTTTGCGCTCTGCTACGCCACGGACCAGTTTCCCGTCACGCTAGAAAATGGCCGAGACATCGACACGTACCAACATTATACCCAGAATCTACCTGGTATAACCATCCCATCGGGCACTGTCTTGAGAGTAGTAGACATGCCCCCAGGTGCATTGTCTCCGATGCATCGCACTATCAGCCTGGATTTTGGAACCGTTCTTGAAGGCGAAGTCGACTTGATCCTGGACTCCGGGGAAAAGCggacgatgaagaggggCGATATTTCCGTCCAGAGAGGAACAAACCACGCTTGGAAGAATAGGAGTGACACGTCATGGGCAAGAATGTTGTATGTTTTACAACCGGCTGAGCGTCTGGTAATTGGGGGCAAGGAAATGATGGACAACTCGACGGACACAATTCCGGGGTATGACAGGGATTGA
- a CDS encoding FAD-binding-3 domain-containing protein: protein MATTQSQVTNGTNGVNSSSSSTSSDGLHIIIVGAGIGGLTAAIYLRKQGHHVTLLEQSRFANEVGAAMHLAPNANGLLRRVGLFAEDIGANLFERASHLAGITEFNANNEQLRDVDLTESNKQWQHPWHLVHRVRLHEELKRRATSHDGPGVPAELRTCSRVVDVDPTSATVWLESGDKIQGDLVIGADGVHSKSRSKVVGREVKPHSSGKSAFRFLVPRQAALDDPETERFAKTNGQLIIWYGSDRRVVMYPCEDNKQFNFVCIHPREESDPGSIEDWSTDANKSMLLKVYENFDPALVNLLGKADASSLKVWELLDMEVLPSWTKDRLALLGDAAHPFLPHQGQGAGVAIEDAASLAVVLPRGTVPEQVPERLQLYQEFRLERAHKIQQFSRRAGRDSVDKDFDMMEYSNYNMGHDEWDHSIDRFRKWDWAQKPHLYWRMPISFGPFPGPRQTFEGKPRVATHSTFTTASVKFKTSRTVLQNLFPSSSFRFKSPGTVAYASVSQTTLNKMEWLGGSGYRHIGLYIHGVQYVQKDGTVLNGTFLPLLFESLTDPIVSGREELGMPKLYCSVDIWRRTNSYRVQTGWQGVQFGSLTLNSLREADPSSSKGTIGGEDDDGIFAYKYIPKVRERGQADAEYATFVPHAEESKVVPSKVQRIFTADKASFEFDPHDWEALPTLHHVISRLAEIPIYEVVGGKVVEGVGVPDVSSARRID from the exons ATGGCCACTACCCAATCTCAAGTCACCAATGGCACAAACGGCGTCAACAGCTCTTCATCAAGTACCAGCTCCGATGGACTGCATATCATCATTGTCGGAGCCGGCATAGGAGGCCTCACTGCTGCCATATACCTCCGAAAGCAAGGCCATCATGTCACTCTCCTAGAACAGTCCCGCTTCGCCAACGAAGTAGGGGCAGCCATGCACCTCGCTCCTAATGCCAATGGATTGTTGCGTCGCGTTGGCTTATTTGCAGAGGATATTGGCGCCAATCTGTTTGAACGGGCAAGTCATCTTGCTGGG ATAACCGAGTTTAATGCAAATAACGAGCAACTGCGCGATGTCGACCTCACAGAATCAAACAAGCAATGGCAGCATCCCTGGCATTTGGTGCATCGAGTACGTCTTCATGAAGAGTTGAAGCGTCGGGCTACTTCTCACGACGGCCCTGGTGTACCAGCAGAGTTACGGACTTGTAGCCGAGTCGTGGACGTTGATCCCACATCGGCGACAGTCTGGCTAGAGAGCGGAGATAAGATCCAAGGTGACCTGGTAATCGGCGCAGACGGTGTTCAT TCCAAGTCCCGCTCCAAGGTTGTGGGCAGAGAAGTCAAGCCTCACAGCTCAGGCAAGAGTGCATTCCGCTTCCTCGTTCCTCGCCAGGCTGCCCTTGATGATCCAGAGACGGAACGGTTCGCAAAGACCAATGGGCAGCTGATTATTTGGTATGGCTCAGACAGGCGAGTTGTCATGTATCCTTGTGAAGACAATAAGCAGTTCAATTTTGTCTGCATTCACCCTCGCGAGGAGAGCGACCCGGGAAGTATAGAGG ATTGGAGCACCGACGCCAACAAGTCTATGCTCCTTAAAGTTTACGAGAACTTTGATCCTGCTCTAGTCAATCTGCTAGGCAAGGCAGACGCGAGCTCCCTAAAGGTGTGGGAGTTGCTGGACATGGAGGTCCTCCCATCGTGGACAAAGGATAGGCTGGCTCTCCTCGGCGACGCTGCTCATCCATTTCTGCCCC ACCAGGGCCAAGGTGCTGGTGTTGCGATTGAAGACGCTGCGTCTTTGGCAGTTGTACTCCCACGTGGTACAGTGCCAGAGCAGGTCCCTGAGAGGTTACAGCTTTATCAGGAGTTCCGCCTGGAACGAGCGCACAAGATACAACAGTTTTCTCGTCGAGCTGGGCGTGATTCAGTGGATAAGGATTTTGACA TGATGGAGTACAGCAACTACAACATGGGCCACGACGAGTGGGATCACTCCATTGACCGCTTCCGCAAGTGGGATTGGGCCCAAAAGCCTCATCTATACTGGCGAATGCCCATCTCGTTCGGTCCCTTCCCAGGTCCACGTCAGACCTTCGAAGGCAAACCACGAGTTGCGACTCATTCAACATTCACTACTGCGTCCGTCAAATTCAAGACGTCACGCACCGTTCTACAAAACCTGTTTCCGTCGTCCTCTTTCCGCTTCAAGAGCCCCGGCACAGTTGCGTACGCGAGCGTCTCGCAGACAACGCTGAACAAGATGGAGTGGCTCGGCGGCTCGGGGTATCGCCACATAGGACTGTACATCCATGGTGTTCAGTATGTTCAGAAGGACGGAACAGTGCTGAATGGCACCTTTTTGCCTCTGTTATTCGAGAGCCTTACTGATCCCATCGTCAGTGGCCGGGAAGAACTGGGCATGCCAAAGCTGTATTGCTCCGTCGACATCTGGCGCCGGACAAATAGCTACAGAGTTCAGACTGGATGGCAAGGCGTCCAATTCGGGTCTCTTACACTGAATAGTCTGAGGGAAGCTGACCCGAGTTCCTCTAAGGGTACCATTGGAGGAGAGGACGATGACGGAATCTTCGCCTATAAATACATTCCCAAAGTGAGAGAACGCGGCCAGGCAGATGCGGAATACGCCACCTTTGTGCCCCATGCTGAAGAGTCCAAGGTCGTACCAAGCAAGGTACAGAGAATCTTCACCGCGGACAAGGCGAGCTTCGAGTTTGATCCGCACGATTGGGAAGCTTTGCCAACCCTTCACCACGTGATATCCAGGCTGGCTGAAATCCCGATCTACGAGGTGGTCGGTGGAAAGGTAGTGGAAGGCGTTGGTGTACCGGATGTGTCCAGTGCTCGGcggattgattga